The following DNA comes from Candidatus Nitrosotalea okcheonensis.
GAAATCAAAATTGTAAGCCTGATTGAATCAGCACCATGTTTTCTTATGGCGTCTCTTAATGGAATTATGTTTCCCTCTGATTTGGACATTTTCTTTCCGTCCATGAGGACTGATCCATTAACTACAATCTCTTCAGGCCAGTATTCTCTTGGAAATATTGCTATATGATTGAAGATGAAAAATGTTAGATGATTTGGAACTAGATCTCTTCCAGAATGTCTTGCATTTACTGGATAAAAATATTGAAACTCTTTTTTTATTCTTTCCAAAAGATCAGGTGCTATTTTACATTGAGATGATGTGTCCTCTAATCTCCCCTTGCTCAAAAATATATAATCAAAAAAAGTATCTGATACATTTTCTGGAACGATTTCCTTGTTGTTGACATATTTTGCTATGGTGTAATATGCCATGTAAATTACGGAATCAGAAAGACTTTCTATTATCCAGTTTTTATCCCATGGTAATTTTGTTCCCAATCCATGCTGTCTTGCACATGCTCTCTCTCTGAGCCAATCTACTACATTGTTGAATTCATTTCTAATCTCTTCTGGGAGAATCTTCATCTCATTTATCCATGCGTGTACTTTTGTCTTCCATTCCGGATCTGAATAGTTGAGAAACCATTGGTTGCTGAGAATCTTTACTACGCATTCTGCACCACATCTGCATCTTATGGGAATCTCGTTTAACTCGTATAGGATATCTGCATTTTTTTCTTGCAACAGCCATTTTTTTACTTCGTCCTTTGCCTCTACAACTGTCTTGCTTGCAAACTTCCCAGTGTTCTGCTTTAATCTGCCACCGTAAAACTCCTTTGAGTATATTTCCTTGGTAGCCTCTTCTAATTTTGAACTATTTTGATTTTCAATTTGGAATTTGGTTATGACATCCAACGCAGGAATTTGGCTGTAACCTTCTGTTTCAATTATTGATATTGCCTTGACATTTTGAATGCCTGATATGTTGGGATACTTCATAATCTCTTTTTTGAGATCTTCAAGGGCCTGATAATCAAAAGGGGCATGTGCAGGAACAGACATTACAATACCAGTACCATTCCCACTTTTGACAAAACTTGCTGGCAACATCAAAACCTGATCGTCTCTTTCAGGAACTCTGACTTGTTTTCCAACCAGTTCCTTGCCTGATATCTTCCCTAGTCTTGTTATTGTTTTATTATGAAACTCTAACTTTCTTGCACATTCGCTAGTTACTATCCATTGCTCGTCATCAACCTGTATTATTTCATAAACAAACTCTGGATTTATCCAGATATTTGTTACACCAAAAATAGTCTCAGGTCGTAATGTTGCAGTGGGAATGATGTACTTGTCATATCTGAATTTGATAATTGTATATTCTGTAAAACTTGGTTCTACATCACCTTGTGTGTCATGCTGAGATACTGGATTCTGATCCTTTGGACACCATCCTACTGGATGAGTGCCCTGAATTATGAGATTTTTTTCTTTTAGTTTTCTAAACTGCCACTCGATAAACTTGTTGTATACTGGATCTATTGTAGTAAATTCTCTTCTCCAGTCTATAGAATATCCCATCTCAATCATCCCTGTCTTTATCTCTTGATGAAAATAATCTGCAATCTTCACTGGTTCCGTAAATTCTCTTATTTTGTCGTCTGGTACCTTGTACAAAGTGCGAAACGTTTCCAGTAGTTTCATGTCATTATCTTGAACCCTTCTGGCCATGCCCAAAATTGGCGTTCCAGTGTAATGAAATCCCATTGGAAATAATACGTTGTAACCTAACATGCGCATGAACCTGGCATGTACATCTGCTAGTGTGTATGTTCTTCCATGTCCCACATGCTGAGGGGAGTTGGGATAAGGATATGCCACTGTAACGAAGAATTTTTTGTTACTATTTGGATCAGCCTCAAAGTATTTTTCTTCATCCCACCTATGTCTCCATTTTTCTTCAAGTGATACCCAGTCCATCTGTTATCGTTCTCCAAGAATTGATTTTTCTATGGTTAACAAGGCATCTTTTATCTTTGATAGGTCTTTTCCTCCTCCCTGACCAAATGCGTCTCTTCCACCGCCTGAACCTCCGAGTACTTTGGAAACTTCTTTTACTAAATCTCCTGCTTTCTTGATAGGAATGGCATCAGCACCAGAGAATGATATTATCTTGATTGATTCATTTTTTACTATGAACGCACAATAGATGAGAGATTTGTCTATCTTGGTTGCCATTTCTCCAACTGATATGTGGAATTCCTCATCGAGTTCTTCGTCTACTGTAGAGTACAACTTTATTTTTCCAATACTTTTTGCCTGAGAAATGGCCTCTCTCGCCGAAGCCTCAGATGTTCTTTTGATTATATGTCGCAATCTTTTTTTTGCATCATCAGAATCTTTCATTACATGTTCAAATGATTCTAACATCTTTTCTTTACTTGAGCCAAGGGATTTTACTATGTGTGAAATTTTTTGGTCTTGATTTTGGGTGTACTTGAGTGCTGACTTGCTGGATACAAATTCTAATCTGACTACCCCATCCTGAATTCTCTCGGCTTTTGTGATTTTTATTAATCCAATCTCTCCAGTTTTTTGTACATGTGTTCCACCACATGCTTCCACATCGAATCCCTCTATGTTCACAATTCGTACTAATTTTACTGGCACTACTCCTCCCTGATAAATTCTAAAACCATATTCTTGTTCTGCCTCGCCTCTCTCAAACTGGTTGATCAAAACTGGAATGTTTTTTCTTATGGTAGTGTTTGCAAGATCCTCTATTTTCATTATCTCGTCTTCTGTGAGGTTTGAATGATGGGTGA
Coding sequences within:
- the leuS gene encoding leucine--tRNA ligase: MDWVSLEEKWRHRWDEEKYFEADPNSNKKFFVTVAYPYPNSPQHVGHGRTYTLADVHARFMRMLGYNVLFPMGFHYTGTPILGMARRVQDNDMKLLETFRTLYKVPDDKIREFTEPVKIADYFHQEIKTGMIEMGYSIDWRREFTTIDPVYNKFIEWQFRKLKEKNLIIQGTHPVGWCPKDQNPVSQHDTQGDVEPSFTEYTIIKFRYDKYIIPTATLRPETIFGVTNIWINPEFVYEIIQVDDEQWIVTSECARKLEFHNKTITRLGKISGKELVGKQVRVPERDDQVLMLPASFVKSGNGTGIVMSVPAHAPFDYQALEDLKKEIMKYPNISGIQNVKAISIIETEGYSQIPALDVITKFQIENQNSSKLEEATKEIYSKEFYGGRLKQNTGKFASKTVVEAKDEVKKWLLQEKNADILYELNEIPIRCRCGAECVVKILSNQWFLNYSDPEWKTKVHAWINEMKILPEEIRNEFNNVVDWLRERACARQHGLGTKLPWDKNWIIESLSDSVIYMAYYTIAKYVNNKEIVPENVSDTFFDYIFLSKGRLEDTSSQCKIAPDLLERIKKEFQYFYPVNARHSGRDLVPNHLTFFIFNHIAIFPREYWPEEIVVNGSVLMDGKKMSKSEGNIIPLRDAIRKHGADSIRLTILISAELLQDADFNQDAVKGIKNKLESMLEECSRYRASHNVKLEQEDKWIKSKTEQLILKATSSIQKMRLREALHFILYDFESDLQWYIKRALAKKRDNFAGILHDIFSTRIAMMSPFAPYASEEMWSRLGNTGIVSKSAWPTYHEDVIDLGSIQSENLLKNTVDDIKNIIKVTKIIPNKITIYTSAQWKVKAYQKILSSVVAGEVNIGFLIKSLIADKETEEIKKDPDFVKKTVNDILSESQEERESKNKIGLIDEKKILLELDSLVQAEFGITSQIFSESDQDKYDPKNKSRTARPYKPAILIE